One stretch of Pomacea canaliculata isolate SZHN2017 linkage group LG11, ASM307304v1, whole genome shotgun sequence DNA includes these proteins:
- the LOC112576123 gene encoding uncharacterized protein LOC112576123 isoform X1 — MKEIRAAILFLSWSEYCDWAAERERRMYAETDKQEDNQADGCTAAASENCSPCDGPVATAMGHLSVNFWEKMRILSWSTLAVATPKTLTSSLGLLIVVLLVTAQIALVLLIPFISVSGRAERILDVMSALLSVTLPLLGVMIASHPFSTLLTCAVQTYFIVEESVMKKWSPEAYILFFTFICLLFITRRLSVRGLLNRGVSLKRHHIKFATQEAVH; from the exons ATGAAAGAGATAAGAG CTGCCATCTTGTTCTTGTCGTGGTCTGAGTATTGTGACTGGGCTgccgaaagagagagaaggatgtatgctgaaacagacaaacaggAAGACAATCAAGCAGATGGATGTACTG CCGCCGCCAGTGAAAACTGTTCCCCGTGTGACGGGCCTGTGGCCACAGCCATGGGTCACCTGTCTGTCAATTTCTGGGAGAAGATGCGTATTCTATCATGGTCAACACTTGCAGTGGCGACACCCAAAACACTAACCTCCAGCTTGGGCCTGCTCATCGTCGTCCTTCTGGTCACTGCACAGATCGCCCTGGTCTTGCTCATTCCTTTTATCTCCGTGTCAGGCCGAGCGGAACGG ATTCTCGACGTCATGAGTGCACTCCTGTCCGTGACCTTACCGCTTCTAGGCGTGATGATTGCGTCACATCCTTTCAGCACGCTGTTAACGTGCGCCGTGCAAACATACTTCATAGTGGAAGAATCAGTGATGAAGAAGTGGTCTCCGGAGGCATACATCCTCTTCTTCACCTTCATCTGCCTTCTGTTTATCACACGCAG GCTGTCTGTACGGGGTCTGCTCAACAGAGGAGTGTCCCTGAAACGTCACCACATCAAGTTTGCAACACAAGAGGCTGTGCACTGA
- the LOC112576123 gene encoding uncharacterized protein LOC112576123 isoform X2: MYAETDKQEDNQADGCTAAASENCSPCDGPVATAMGHLSVNFWEKMRILSWSTLAVATPKTLTSSLGLLIVVLLVTAQIALVLLIPFISVSGRAERILDVMSALLSVTLPLLGVMIASHPFSTLLTCAVQTYFIVEESVMKKWSPEAYILFFTFICLLFITRRLSVRGLLNRGVSLKRHHIKFATQEAVH; the protein is encoded by the exons atgtatgctgaaacagacaaacaggAAGACAATCAAGCAGATGGATGTACTG CCGCCGCCAGTGAAAACTGTTCCCCGTGTGACGGGCCTGTGGCCACAGCCATGGGTCACCTGTCTGTCAATTTCTGGGAGAAGATGCGTATTCTATCATGGTCAACACTTGCAGTGGCGACACCCAAAACACTAACCTCCAGCTTGGGCCTGCTCATCGTCGTCCTTCTGGTCACTGCACAGATCGCCCTGGTCTTGCTCATTCCTTTTATCTCCGTGTCAGGCCGAGCGGAACGG ATTCTCGACGTCATGAGTGCACTCCTGTCCGTGACCTTACCGCTTCTAGGCGTGATGATTGCGTCACATCCTTTCAGCACGCTGTTAACGTGCGCCGTGCAAACATACTTCATAGTGGAAGAATCAGTGATGAAGAAGTGGTCTCCGGAGGCATACATCCTCTTCTTCACCTTCATCTGCCTTCTGTTTATCACACGCAG GCTGTCTGTACGGGGTCTGCTCAACAGAGGAGTGTCCCTGAAACGTCACCACATCAAGTTTGCAACACAAGAGGCTGTGCACTGA